Below is a genomic region from Sphingomonas phyllosphaerae.
GTCACCTTCATGGTCGCGCTGGGCACCAATTTGTCGGCGCTGTGGATCCTGATCGCCAATGGGTGGATGCAAAATCCGGTCGGTGCCAGTTTCAATCCCGACACGATGCGCATGGAGGTCGGCGATTTCGGCGCGGTGCTGTTCAATCCCGTCGCCCAACCCTATGCCGGAGACGTCGACTTCACGGTGACCGCGCTGACCGCGGCGGAGCTGTGCGTCTTCCCCCGCCCTGCCTTCGAGCGCGTTCTTGAGGATCACCGCCACATGGAACGCCTGTTGCTCCAGCGGACCTTCGAGTCGCTGAACGAAGCGCGGAGCCGGATGTTGGTGCTGGCGCGCAAATCCGCGGGCGAGAAGCTGGCGGGCTTCCTGCTCGATATGGCGGCACGCGCCGGGACCAGCGGATGTCGGGCCGGCCGGAATGGGCCGATCACCTTCGACCTGCCGCTGACGCGTGGCCAGATCGCCGATGTGCTGGGCATGACGATCGAGACGGTCAGCCGCCAATTGACCCGGATGAAACAAAGCGGGATGATCGGCCTGCCCGGCGGCCGCGCGATCACGATCAGCGACCGTGCGGCGCTCGCTGCGCGCGCCGAAGCCGCCTAAGCCGTTAGACTTTCCGCCAGCACCTCGC
It encodes:
- a CDS encoding helix-turn-helix domain-containing protein, translating into MLVLARKSAGEKLAGFLLDMAARAGTSGCRAGRNGPITFDLPLTRGQIADVLGMTIETVSRQLTRMKQSGMIGLPGGRAITISDRAALAARAEAA